One part of the Vicia villosa cultivar HV-30 ecotype Madison, WI linkage group LG6, Vvil1.0, whole genome shotgun sequence genome encodes these proteins:
- the LOC131613877 gene encoding F-box/kelch-repeat protein At3g23880-like produces the protein MSDSLPMLPVYLPDELITEVLSFLPVKSLMRLRCVSKSWNTLIYDPTFVNHHLKRSSRNINLILYLLLYIPSNGFNFTCFPLRSVPDIIPVLLADNLNLQLNDGKGFIGPIGSCNGLLCLIGYFPNKEDILLYIWNPATITLSNKIVFPCMKFSRLRWMFAFGYDISSNIYKIVAFHPSKNEVRVFNLEDNIWRNIQSFPIIPICSAPYSDCQHQLSGINQGVHVSGTLNWLAIRNEFPYEHEIDWKLITIDQFVIISLDLSTETYHQLLLPRGFDEVPLIQPTLSQLMGSLCLSHDFRGTDFIIWQMKEFRIQESWTQLFKISYQRLQIDFSVFTNSVPYGSRFILFPLCLSENDNTLILTWNRDKKPIVYNLKDNRVEKTNFDDGIRWFLIKDYVESLVSTS, from the coding sequence ATGAGTGACTCTCTACCCATGTTGCCTGTATATCTCCCTGACGAACTTATCACAGAAGTTCTATCATTCCTTCCCGTAAAATCTCTGATGCGACTGAGGTGTGTCTCCAAATCATGGAACACCCTCATATACGATCCCACATTCGTCAACCATCACCTTAAGCGATCTTCAAGAAACATCAACCTCATACTATATTTGTTACTCTACATACCTAGCAATGGTTTCAACTTCACATGTTTCCCCCTGCGTAGTGTACCGGATATCATTCCCGTCCTCCTCGCTGATAACCTTAATTTACAATTGAATGACGGCAAAGGATTCATCGGTCCTATTGGTTCCTGCAATGGATTGTTATGCTTAATCGGTTATTTTCCGAATAAAGAAGATATCTTGCTTTATATATGGAATCCGGCAACCATTAcattatctaacaaaatagtgtTCCCTTGTATGAAGTTTAGTCGTCTTAGGTGGATGTTTGCGTTTGGTTACGATATTTCAtcaaacatttataagattgtcGCGTTTCATCCAAGTAAAAACGAGGTGAGAGTTTTCAATTTAGAGGATAATATTTGGagaaatattcaaagttttcccaTAATTCCTATTTGCAGTGCTCCTTATAGTGACTGTCAACATCAACTTTCGGGTATCAATCAAGGTGTGCATGTAAGTGGGACTCTTAACTGGTTGGCCATTCGAAATGAGTttccatatgaacatgaaattGATTGGAAACTTATTACTATCGACCAATTTGTGATCATCTCACTTGATTTGAGTACGGAGACATACCATCAGCTGTTGCTTCCTCGGGGTTTCGATGAAGTTCCACTCATTCAGCCAACTCTTTCCCAGTTGATGGGCTCCCTTTGTTTATCTCATGATTTTCGAGGAACTGATTTTATTATATGGCAGATGAAGGAATTTAGAATTCAAGAGTCTTGGACTCAGCTCTTTAAAATTAGTTATCAAAGGCTTCAAATTGATTTTAGTGTCTTCACTAATTCGGTGCCATACGGATCTCGATTTATCTTATTCCCATTGTGTCTATCTGAGAATGATAATACATTAATATTGACATGGAATAGAGACAAGAAACCAATAGTCTATAATTTGAAAGATAATAGAGTAGAGAAAACAAATTTTGACGATGGCATAAGGTGGTTTCTTATCAAAGATTACGTTGAAAGCTTGGTTTCAACTAGTTGA